The genomic interval TCGAAAGTATGCCGCCTTCTTCCACCGGGCCCAGCACCGCGGCTCCGGCGCCGTCTCCGAAGAGAACGCATGTATTGCGGTCGGTCCAGTCCGTTATCGATGACAGCTTTTCAGACGCTATCACGAGGGCGTGCTTATAAACGCCTGAAGCTATAAACTGTCTCGCGATCGCGAAGCCGTATATAAATCCGGAACACGCGACGCTGATATCGAACGCCGGGACCGTCCTTGCGCCGAGCTTCTCCTGGACCAAGCACGCGGTCGCCGGGAAGAACATATCGGGCGTAATGGTCGCGACTATTATGAGGTCTATATCCTCCGGCTTTAATTTAGCCGACTCAAGGGCTCTCCTGGCGGCCATAGTAGCCATATCGCTCGTGGCTTCATCCGCGCGGGCTATCCTTCTCTCTCTTATGCCGGTCCTTGACACTATCCATTCATCGGTGGTGTCGACTATTTTCTCCAGGTCCTTATTCGTGAGGATCTTGCTGGGCAGATATTTGCCCAATCCCAGTATCCCCACTTTTTTAGGTTCACACATATTAGTAACTCTCCAACGCTTCCATTATATGCTTGTTGACATTCTGTTCCTTGAATTCAGCGGCCACGCGGATCGCGTTTTTGATAGCTTTCGGTGTCGATGAGCCGTGGCTTATTATACAAGTGCCGTCGATACCCAGAAGCGGAGCTCCGCCGTATTCGGCATAGTCCATCTTCTTCTTCAGCCCCTTGAAAGCCGTGCTTACCAGCACCGCGCCTATCATCGCGATCGGGTTAGATTTGATCTCTTTTTTAATGAGTTTCACCAATGTATCGATAACACTTTCCGACACCTTAAGTATGACATTGCCCACAAATCCGTCGCATATTACTATGTCGGCGTTTCCTACATAAATATCGCGGCCTTCTATATTGCCGAGGAAATTAAGCTTCGATTCGCTAAGAAGAGTATGCGCTTCTTTGATGAACTCGGTTCCTTTGGTCTCCTCTTCACCGACATTCAGAAGCCCTATCTTGGGATTATCTTTATGTAGTATGTAACGGCAGTAGGCGTCCGCCATAATACCATATTGAAAAAGATGAAGAGCTTTCGGGTCAATATTCGCGCCCACGTCGATGATTACAGAAACACCCGCCATAGTGGGTATAGCTATAGCTATGCCGGGCCTCTCGATACCGGGCAGCATCCTCAATGAAAGCGTCGCCGCGCAAACCACAGCGCCTGTGTTTCCGGCGCTCACAAAACCGTCCGCCTCGTTCCGTTTAAGCAGCTCAAGGCCGACCACTATCGAAGATTTACGCTTACGTCTTACTGAAAGCGCCGCGGGCTCATTCATCTCGATCCTCTCGGGCGCATGTATCACGGATATCTTGCCATCAGCCCCGGGAAATTTAGCGAGCTCTTTTTTTATAACAGCCTCATCCCCTACGAGAATAACGTCATGGCCATACTCTTTTACCGCCTGTATGGCCCCTTCAACCTCTACGGACGTTCCCATCTCGCTGCCCATAGCGTCGACTACTATCTTCATCGGTCTCTACCTCCGATCTTAAAAATATTTTCTTTATTTCTGCTTCTCTTCGAGTGTCTCGATTACCAGCACAGGCTTCCCTTTATAATATCCGCAATAAGGACAGACGCTGTGCGACATTCTGGGCTTTTTGCAATTTGAACAGATCGACAGGTTAACAGCGTACATCTTGCTGTTCGCGCTCCTGCGCTTATCGCGCCTGGCCTTCGAATGTTTACGTTTTGGATTCGGCATGTTTATTTGCTCCTAGTTTATTCAGCCGCATTACAGGCTAAGTGCCGATGTCTCTGACATCGGCCTTTTTATTATGTTGTACGTATCCCTGGCTATCAAAAGCTCCTCATTGGTCGGGATAATAAGAAATTTCGTATTCTTAGAAACCACCCTCCTAAGATCTTTCTTCAGCCGTTTCATGATCCACGGATTGTTCTCACCTATTCCGGCGGTCAATATCACCGCGTCGAGCCCGTTCATCGCCGCCTGATACGCGCCAATATACTTCTCGATCCTGTATATGAACATCTCCAGCGCCATCCGGGCGCGCGGCAGGCCCTTCGATTTATTCTCGCCTCTGGCGGCTTTCATTATATCGCGCATGTCATTGCTCACACCCGATATACCCAGAAGCCCGCTCTCCTTGTTCAGAATATCGCTTATGCGGTGCGGCGAAAGCTTCTCTTTCTCCATCAGGTAGAATACCACCGCCGGATCGAGGTCTCCCGACCGCGTCCCCATGACCAGCCCCTCTAAAGGTGTAAAACCCATAGTGGTATCTATGGATTCGCCGTTCTTGACGGCCGCCATGCTGCAGCCGTTCCCGAGGTGGCAGGTGACCAGCTTCAGACCTTTCAAAGGACGTTTTAATATTTTTGCGGCCTCGTCGGCTACGAAACGATGGCTTGTGCCGTGAAAACCGTATTTCCTTATGCCGTACTTTTTGTAAAACTTGAACGGCAGGCCGTATAGAAAAGCTTCGGGCGGCATAGTCTGGTGAAACGATGTATCGAAGACCGCTACCTGCCGCACTCCGCTCAATATCTTCAAACAGGCCTTTATCCCTAAAAGAGCTGGAGGATTATGCAGCGGCGCAAGCTCGCTGTACTTCTCTATCGACCTTATTACGCCGGGCGTAATCATCGTAGAACGTTTAAACTCTTCACCGCCGTGCACGACCCTATGCCCGATGCCGTTGATAAGATCCTTGGACTTTATAACGCCGTGGCCGGGCGAGGTGAGAGAATCGACGATTATGCGTATAGCGACGTAATGATCGGGACAGGCGACCTTCTTATGGAGCTGCTTACCGTTATTCTGGTATCTCAGGTTAGCGAGAGGGCTGCCTATCCTCTCCACCATTCCGCGCGCGATGCACCGCAGGTTCTTAACATCAAAGAGCTGATACTTCGCGGAAGAGCTACCGCAATTTATGACTAGAATTAACATTATGCCCTTACCGCCGTAACAGCCACGGCGTCAATAATATCATCGACGTTGCAGCCCCTCGACAGATCGCTGCAGGGCTTGGTAAATCCCATAAGGAGCGGCCCGACCGCTCTGGCATTGGCGAGCCTCTGAGTGAGCTTATATGAAATATTTCCTGAATTCAGGTCCGGGAATATCAATACGTTGGCCCTACCTGCTACGTCGCTGGCCGGACATTTTATCTTCGCGACCTCCGGGACAAGCGCGCTGTCGACCTGGAGCTCTCCGTCTATCGACAGGTCCGGCGCCGATTGCTTAGCCTTCGCGATGGCCTCTTTTATCTTATCCACTAGCGGGCCCTCGGCGCTGCCTTTCGACGAGTAACTCAAGAAAGCCACCCTCGGCGTCTTCTTCACCAGCTGCTCAAATAATCTTGCTGACAGGACTCCTATGCCGGCGAGCTGTCTGGCGTTCGGCTCCGGATTAACTCCGCAGTCCGCGAATATAAAGACGCCCTTCTCTCCGTATGGAGAAGAGGGCACTTCCATCAGAAACGCTCCCGCTACGACCGCCAGCTCCTTATCGACTGTGAGACATCTAAGGCCCGCGCGCACCGTATCCGCGGTCGTATGATTCGCGCCTGCCACAAAACCATCGGCGAGGTCGCGCCTGACTAGCATTGCGCCAAAGAGGACCCATTCCTCTCTTACGGCCTGGCCGGCCTCCTCGAGGGTCATGCCCTTCGCTTTTCTCAATTCGTAATACTCATTCGCTATCGACTCGATATTTCCATATTTTACGGGATCTATTATTTCGACATCCTTCAGATTCTTTGACTTTATCTTCGACCTGATATCCTCTTTCCCGATCAATACTATCTTCGCTATCTTCTTGTCCAGGATGTAATTGAGCGCCGCGAGCGTTCTCGGGTCATCGCTCTCCGGGAGGACTATCCTCCTAGGGTTCTTCGCTGCCTTACTTCTTATCTCATCAATGATACTCAAAGCATGCTCCTTACAGTTTTAATTTTTTCTTAAGCGCAACGGCGCAGGCCTTCGGAATGAAACTCGTCAGGTCGGCTCCGAGCATCGCCGCCTCTTTTATCAGCTTGCTCGATACGTATGAATATTCTTCATGCGGCATCATAAATATCGTCTCGATATCGCCCGCGAGCTTCCTATTGGTAAGCGCCATCTGGAATTCGTATTCAAAATCGGTCAACATTCTGAGCCCCCTGATCATGACGCAGGAACCCTGTTTCTTAACGTAATTCACTACCAGGCCGTCAAAGTCATCGACCACCACATTCTCCATGCCTTTCACGACGTCCTTGAGCATAGCGACGCGTTCCTGGACATTGAACAATGTCCCCTTAGGTTTATTATGGGCTATCGCGACTATTACCTTATCGAATATCCTGGAGGCTCTCTTTATGAGGTCAATGTGTCCGTAGGTAATGGGGTCAAACGTCCCCGGATAAACCGCTATCTTGGCTTTTGGCATACTCTCTTCTAAATATAGTTATAACAGTATCCCCATACCTTCTCTCCTGGCTGAGAATAAAGGTTCGGAAACCTGTCGGAAGAATATCCTTCTTAAAATGCTCTACCACTATTAGACCAATGGGCGCTAATATATCATAAGCGTCCGCATTTATCAAGCACTTTTTGGCCAACTCCCGGTAATAAGGCGGATCCATGAATATAATATCGAACTTTTCGCCCTGCCCTAATAGTTTCGGGAAGACTTTAAGGGCATCCGCCTTAATTAGATCGTAACGGTTATTGTCTATTTTAAGGGACCCGAGGTTCTCCTTTATCGCCTCAATACACCTGAAGTTATTGTCCACAAAGGCCGCATGGCCGGCGCCTCTCGATATGGCCTCTATGCCGAAGGCCCCGCTTCCGGCAAATAGCTCCAGGACGCGTTTTCCGGTAATATCGCCCAGTATATTGAAGACGGCCCCCCTCACCTTATCCTGTGTCGGCCTCATATCAACGCCTTTCGGCATCGAAATAAGCCTGGATTTGAACTCTCCGCCGATTATTCGCATAATATCTTATCCTTGAATCTGGAAAAAAGCGCGATCTTAAGCAATCGATGATGTTCTTCTTTCAATGCCGGGTCTTTCTTCACAAGGTCGAACGCCTCTTTTCGCGCGAGCTCCATTATCCCGAAGTCCTTCAGTATATTGCCGAACCTTATCTCCGGCAGCCCATGCTGGCGGGTCCCGAAGAACTCGCCCGGGCCGCGGATCTCAAGGTCGGCCTCCGCTATCTGAAATCCGTCGAGAGTTCCTTCGATCGC from Candidatus Omnitrophota bacterium carries:
- a CDS encoding ketoacyl-ACP synthase III, which encodes MCEPKKVGILGLGKYLPSKILTNKDLEKIVDTTDEWIVSRTGIRERRIARADEATSDMATMAARRALESAKLKPEDIDLIIVATITPDMFFPATACLVQEKLGARTVPAFDISVACSGFIYGFAIARQFIASGVYKHALVIASEKLSSITDWTDRNTCVLFGDGAGAAVLGPVEEGGILSTYLGADGHQGDLIKLPAGGSRIPATKKSIEDKLHFIKMNGSELFKHAVRIMADAAAEATKPLGLKAEDINLVIPHQANIRILHAAARRMGLSTDKIYLNIEKYGNMSAASSAVALVEAVEEGRIKKGDKILLDAFGGGLTWGAIVIEW
- the plsX gene encoding phosphate acyltransferase PlsX translates to MKIVVDAMGSEMGTSVEVEGAIQAVKEYGHDVILVGDEAVIKKELAKFPGADGKISVIHAPERIEMNEPAALSVRRKRKSSIVVGLELLKRNEADGFVSAGNTGAVVCAATLSLRMLPGIERPGIAIAIPTMAGVSVIIDVGANIDPKALHLFQYGIMADAYCRYILHKDNPKIGLLNVGEEETKGTEFIKEAHTLLSESKLNFLGNIEGRDIYVGNADIVICDGFVGNVILKVSESVIDTLVKLIKKEIKSNPIAMIGAVLVSTAFKGLKKKMDYAEYGGAPLLGIDGTCIISHGSSTPKAIKNAIRVAAEFKEQNVNKHIMEALESY
- the rpmF gene encoding 50S ribosomal protein L32: MPNPKRKHSKARRDKRRSANSKMYAVNLSICSNCKKPRMSHSVCPYCGYYKGKPVLVIETLEEKQK
- a CDS encoding acetate kinase — encoded protein: MLILVINCGSSSAKYQLFDVKNLRCIARGMVERIGSPLANLRYQNNGKQLHKKVACPDHYVAIRIIVDSLTSPGHGVIKSKDLINGIGHRVVHGGEEFKRSTMITPGVIRSIEKYSELAPLHNPPALLGIKACLKILSGVRQVAVFDTSFHQTMPPEAFLYGLPFKFYKKYGIRKYGFHGTSHRFVADEAAKILKRPLKGLKLVTCHLGNGCSMAAVKNGESIDTTMGFTPLEGLVMGTRSGDLDPAVVFYLMEKEKLSPHRISDILNKESGLLGISGVSNDMRDIMKAARGENKSKGLPRARMALEMFIYRIEKYIGAYQAAMNGLDAVILTAGIGENNPWIMKRLKKDLRRVVSKNTKFLIIPTNEELLIARDTYNIIKRPMSETSALSL
- the pta gene encoding phosphate acetyltransferase; translated protein: MSIIDEIRSKAAKNPRRIVLPESDDPRTLAALNYILDKKIAKIVLIGKEDIRSKIKSKNLKDVEIIDPVKYGNIESIANEYYELRKAKGMTLEEAGQAVREEWVLFGAMLVRRDLADGFVAGANHTTADTVRAGLRCLTVDKELAVVAGAFLMEVPSSPYGEKGVFIFADCGVNPEPNARQLAGIGVLSARLFEQLVKKTPRVAFLSYSSKGSAEGPLVDKIKEAIAKAKQSAPDLSIDGELQVDSALVPEVAKIKCPASDVAGRANVLIFPDLNSGNISYKLTQRLANARAVGPLLMGFTKPCSDLSRGCNVDDIIDAVAVTAVRA
- the coaD gene encoding pantetheine-phosphate adenylyltransferase, with product MPKAKIAVYPGTFDPITYGHIDLIKRASRIFDKVIVAIAHNKPKGTLFNVQERVAMLKDVVKGMENVVVDDFDGLVVNYVKKQGSCVMIRGLRMLTDFEYEFQMALTNRKLAGDIETIFMMPHEEYSYVSSKLIKEAAMLGADLTSFIPKACAVALKKKLKL
- the rsmD gene encoding 16S rRNA (guanine(966)-N(2))-methyltransferase RsmD, whose translation is MRIIGGEFKSRLISMPKGVDMRPTQDKVRGAVFNILGDITGKRVLELFAGSGAFGIEAISRGAGHAAFVDNNFRCIEAIKENLGSLKIDNNRYDLIKADALKVFPKLLGQGEKFDIIFMDPPYYRELAKKCLINADAYDILAPIGLIVVEHFKKDILPTGFRTFILSQERRYGDTVITIFRREYAKSQDSGLSGDV